From a region of the Brevibacterium siliguriense genome:
- a CDS encoding NAD(P)/FAD-dependent oxidoreductase, giving the protein MNTMKIAVIGGGIAGVTTAYGLARRGATVTLIDDAASGQATAASAGIIAPWVSSSSGAFYEAYSAGGNYYPEFLAGLHDLGIPELGYRRSGALMVSRDDAELNAAEDRIAQRVTESGSVAGTLERVDSTQVNELFPALSPELTGLYVSGGGRVDGRVLRNATLSAAVILGPSTAKTQ; this is encoded by the coding sequence ATGAACACAATGAAGATCGCCGTCATCGGCGGAGGAATCGCTGGTGTCACCACCGCCTACGGACTCGCGCGCCGTGGCGCGACGGTCACTCTGATCGACGATGCCGCATCGGGTCAGGCGACAGCTGCCAGCGCCGGGATCATCGCCCCCTGGGTATCTTCCTCGAGCGGCGCCTTCTACGAAGCCTACTCAGCCGGAGGCAACTACTACCCGGAGTTCCTCGCAGGACTCCATGACCTGGGGATTCCCGAACTGGGGTATAGGCGATCCGGCGCCCTGATGGTCTCCCGAGACGATGCAGAACTCAACGCGGCCGAAGACCGCATAGCCCAGCGCGTCACCGAGTCCGGATCCGTCGCAGGAACGCTGGAGCGCGTAGACAGCACACAGGTCAACGAACTGTTTCCAGCCCTGTCCCCCGAACTCACGGGCTTGTACGTCTCCGGCGGCGGACGGGTCGACGGTCGCGTTCTCCGGAATGCAACTCTGAGCGCCGCGGTCATTCTCGGGCCGAGCACCGCGAAGACGCAGTGA
- a CDS encoding NAD(P)/FAD-dependent oxidoreductase, giving the protein MQTLRGPIDVDSVVVAAGARTPELLLPLDVSCAVSPQRGQITHLNLRGVNTSHWPTVHPFTPNYMTPFDNGRIAVGATRETGSGYDPRITAAGQMQILQDALNLAPGLADATIIETRVGIRPMGEDNLPIAGEVPDRSGLWTMTGYGAGGLTLGPLLGDAVARSILGDPAPELTAFPTAMPK; this is encoded by the coding sequence GTGCAGACATTGCGCGGACCGATCGACGTTGACTCTGTCGTCGTGGCAGCAGGGGCAAGAACTCCAGAACTGCTGCTTCCCCTCGACGTGAGCTGCGCCGTGAGCCCGCAGCGCGGACAGATCACCCATCTGAACCTTCGTGGAGTGAACACCTCACATTGGCCGACAGTCCACCCCTTCACACCCAACTACATGACCCCATTCGATAATGGCAGGATCGCCGTCGGCGCGACCCGCGAGACCGGGAGCGGCTACGATCCCCGTATCACCGCCGCGGGACAAATGCAGATCCTCCAAGACGCGCTGAACCTGGCTCCCGGACTCGCCGATGCCACAATCATCGAGACCAGGGTCGGCATCCGGCCTATGGGCGAGGACAACCTGCCGATCGCCGGAGAAGTGCCGGACAGATCAGGCCTATGGACGATGACGGGCTACGGAGCGGGCGGACTGACGCTCGGGCCCTTGCTGGGCGATGCCGTCGCCCGCAGCATCCTCGGAGACCCCGCACCGGAACTGACAGCATTTCCCACAGCCATGCCGAAGTGA
- a CDS encoding SDR family oxidoreductase, with product MELGLSGKTALVCASTSGLGRATAAALAAEGVTVVITGRTAERAEAVAAEMLGAVGIGIDLVASGGADALLTAVEEAVGLPDILVLNGPGPTPGPARDTDNDGVDAAITSLVTPHVTLIRGILPTMIERGWGRILSLSSTSVEAPIDNLSLSNLGRAALAGYLKTLATEVASQGITVNSLLPGRIATPRAQAIDEAGAAASGRTVGEVHTATAATIPVGRYGEPDEFGGVAAFLCSAQAAYVTGTAIRCDGGLVPTL from the coding sequence ATGGAACTCGGACTCTCAGGAAAGACCGCGCTCGTCTGCGCGTCGACCTCCGGCCTCGGCCGCGCCACTGCCGCCGCACTGGCCGCCGAGGGCGTCACCGTCGTCATCACCGGGCGGACAGCGGAGCGCGCAGAGGCGGTCGCCGCCGAGATGCTCGGCGCAGTCGGCATCGGCATCGACCTCGTCGCCTCCGGTGGGGCGGATGCCCTGCTCACCGCCGTAGAGGAGGCCGTCGGCCTGCCCGACATCCTCGTCCTCAACGGCCCCGGTCCGACGCCCGGTCCCGCCCGCGACACTGACAACGACGGCGTCGACGCGGCGATCACGAGCCTCGTGACCCCGCACGTCACCCTCATCCGCGGCATCCTGCCCACGATGATCGAGCGCGGCTGGGGTCGCATCCTCTCCCTCAGCTCGACGAGCGTCGAAGCGCCCATCGACAACCTCTCGCTGTCGAACCTCGGCCGCGCGGCGCTGGCCGGCTACCTCAAGACGCTCGCCACCGAGGTCGCGTCCCAGGGCATCACCGTCAACTCGCTCCTGCCGGGACGCATCGCCACTCCGCGCGCCCAGGCGATCGACGAGGCGGGAGCCGCAGCCAGCGGTCGCACCGTCGGGGAGGTGCACACCGCCACCGCCGCCACGATCCCGGTCGGTCGCTACGGCGAACCCGACGAGTTCGGCGGAGTCGCCGCGTTCCTCTGCAGCGCCCAGGCCGCCTACGTCACGGGCACCGCGATCCGCTGCGACGGCGGACTCGTCCCGACGCTCTGA
- a CDS encoding DUF1330 domain-containing protein, with amino-acid sequence MPAYIVATMTIHDAETYRKYTDRTPETLARFGGRFLTRGSEVTTLEGGPEFDERMVLLEFPSKEAALAWHDDPDYQAAAEFRRLSSSSRLLLQDGPDTSAGGAPDPQV; translated from the coding sequence TTGCCCGCCTACATCGTCGCCACCATGACCATCCATGACGCCGAGACCTACCGGAAGTACACGGATCGCACGCCCGAGACGCTCGCGCGCTTCGGCGGCCGGTTCCTTACCCGCGGCAGCGAGGTGACCACGCTCGAGGGCGGACCGGAGTTCGACGAGCGGATGGTCCTCCTCGAGTTTCCGAGCAAGGAGGCGGCTCTGGCCTGGCACGACGATCCGGACTACCAGGCGGCCGCCGAGTTCCGCCGCCTCTCCTCGTCCTCCCGCCTGCTCCTCCAGGACGGTCCGGACACCTCGGCCGGAGGCGCACCGGACCCCCAGGTCTGA
- a CDS encoding aldo/keto reductase, producing MTVPTITLNNGLPMPQLGYGVFMVPDEETTAAVAEALRVGYRSIDTAAVYGNEAGVGRAIAESGIAREDLFVTSKLWVADLGYDAALAAFDTTLAKLGLDYLDLYLIHWPAPATDAYIEAWRALETLYRDGRVRAIGVSNFQPKHLSRLIAETEIVPAVNQVELHPALGNREVSEANAAAGVVTEAWSPLAHGELLSDPSVAEIASAHGVSPAQAILRWHLQSGRVVIPKSVTPSRIAENFDLFGFELTDTELAAIDALDRDGRTGPHPDQFNG from the coding sequence ATGACCGTTCCCACCATCACCCTCAACAACGGACTGCCCATGCCTCAGCTCGGCTACGGCGTGTTCATGGTCCCCGACGAGGAGACCACCGCGGCCGTCGCCGAGGCGCTGCGCGTCGGCTATCGCAGCATCGACACCGCCGCCGTCTACGGCAACGAGGCGGGCGTCGGCCGGGCCATCGCCGAATCCGGGATCGCCCGTGAGGACCTCTTCGTCACCTCGAAGCTGTGGGTCGCGGACCTCGGCTACGACGCCGCGCTCGCCGCCTTCGACACGACGCTGGCGAAGCTCGGCCTCGACTACCTCGACCTCTACCTCATCCACTGGCCGGCTCCGGCCACCGACGCCTACATCGAGGCGTGGAGAGCGCTGGAGACGCTGTACAGGGACGGTCGTGTCAGGGCCATCGGCGTCTCGAACTTCCAGCCGAAGCACCTTTCCCGTCTGATCGCGGAGACCGAGATCGTCCCCGCCGTCAATCAAGTCGAGCTTCACCCGGCACTGGGCAACCGCGAGGTCTCCGAGGCGAACGCGGCAGCCGGTGTCGTGACCGAGGCATGGAGCCCGCTCGCCCACGGCGAGTTGCTCTCGGACCCTTCGGTCGCCGAGATCGCATCGGCACACGGAGTCTCTCCGGCCCAGGCGATCCTCCGCTGGCATCTCCAGTCAGGTCGGGTCGTCATCCCGAAGTCGGTGACCCCCTCACGCATCGCCGAGAACTTCGACCTCTTCGGCTTCGAGCTCACAGACACCGAGCTCGCTGCGATCGATGCCCTCGACCGTGACGGCCGCACCGGCCCGCACCCTGACCAGTTCAACGGCTGA